The Chitinophaga sp. H8 region TAAATCCACGCTTAGGCGTACTGTTGCTTTTCATCTTTGCCGCAGGGCTTATACGGGTATTGGCAGGCGGGCAGGTCACTCCATTTTCTAATATTTCTCCTATTGGCGCCATGGCGCTTTTTGGTGGTGCTTATTTTTCCAGTAAAGGTAAATCCTATGGTTTTCCGCTGCTGACCCTGTTTTTAAGTGATGTGATCATGATGCAGCTGTTTTACAGGGAGTATACCCAGGGCTTGCTTTACAGCGGCTGGATATGGACCTATATATCGTTTGCGGCGATGGTGCTGGTGGGTCAGCTGATCATTAAAAAAGTAAGTGCAGGCAGCGTGATACTTGCAGCTGTAGCGGCAGCGTTAACACACTGGCTGATAGCTGACTTTGGCGTATGGTTAGGTGGTGGTACCGATATCACTACCGGGCAGCCCTACACGAGAGATATAGCAGGGCTTATCAAATGTTATACACTGGCCATCCCATATATGAAGAATATGCTGATAGGCAACCTCATCTATGGAGCTATTTTCTTTGGTGGTTTTGAAATAGCCCAGCGCAGATTTCCGGCGCTGGCGGTTAAAATATGATACACCTCATTACCGGTGGTGCACGATCCGGGAAAAGCAGCTATGCACAGCACCTTGCCTTATCGTTATCCTCACAACCGGTATATGTTGCTACCGCCAAAATATGGGATGATGGTTTTGCACACCGGGTACACCGGCATCAACTGGACAGGGGCCCGGAGTGGATTACTTATGAAGAGCAGCTTCACGTTAGCCACCTGCCTATAGACAACTGTACCGTAGTCATCGACTGCGTTACCTTATGGCTCACTAATTTTTTTGTCCTGCACCAATATGATATTCATGCAGCACTGGAAGCACTGAAACAGGAAATCATTGCCCTTTTCAAAAAAACAGGCACCTTTATCATTGTAACCAATGAAATTGGTATGGGAGTACATGCGGAAACCGAAGTGGGCCGGAAATTTACCGACCTCCAGGGGTGGGCCAATCAGTATATAGCCGGATTGGCCCACCAGGTAGTACTTATGGTTTCAGGTATTCCAGTAGTGATAAAACATCGTGAAAAATGAATACTACATTGATGCCGCCGGTGGCACCGCTATCCCGGAAACTGGCCGGGGCCCTGCAGGAAAAAATAGATCAGAAAACCAAGCCGCCCGGATCCTTGGGCCGGCTGGAACAAATCGCCTTACAAGCGGGGTTGATACAACAAACCCTGCAGCCTGAAGTGCGTCACCCTGCGATCATCGTATTTGCCGGCGACCATGGCATTGCTGCGGAAGGATTGGTAAATCCTTATCCCCAGGCAGTGACAGCTCAGATGGTTTACAATTTTTTAAATGGAGGCGCTGCTATCAATGTATTTTGTAAGCAACAGCAGCTGGCACTTAAGATCGTAGATGCCGGTGTGAATCATATTTTTGGCCCTCATCCCTTATTGACCGATCACAAAATAGCGATGGGCACGCACAATTACCTGCATGGCCCCGCTATGTCGTTAGACCAGTGCAAACTGGCTATGAAAGCAGGGGCAACAGCGGTACTTGCATTACACCAGGAGGGCTGTAATCTCATTGGTTTTGGTGAAATGGGTATTGGCAATACTTCTTCTGCCACCTTATTGATGAGTTGTTTTACCGGCCGCCCCCTGGAAGATTGTATAGGGTCTGGTACCGGCTGTAATACCCAGCAGCTGATACAAAAAACGGGCATCCTGCAGCAGGCATTAGCCCACCATCCTCCCATGCAGGATCCGCTACAGATCTTAGCTACCTATGGCGGTTTCGAAATAGCGATGATATGCGGTGCAATACAGCAAGCAGCAGCCTTGCGGATGCTGGTAGTAATAGATGGTTTTATTGTGACTACTGCATTGCTGGCAGCAGCACATATGCAGCCCGCAGTAACAGACTATTGTGTATTTGCGCATTGTTCCAGCGAAAAAGGGCATCAGGCTTTATTACAACATATGGAAGTGCAACCACTACTTATGCTGGATATGCGGCTGGGTGAAGGTACCGGCGCAGCCATGGCCATGCCGGTGATACAGAATGCCATTGCCTTTATGCAACATATGGCCAGCTTTAGTTCGGCCCATATTTCCAATCGCCAGCATTAAAACCTGTTCCTTTTTACATGAAAAAAGAATGGCAAATATTTCTGACGGCAGTCATGTACTATACCCGGATACCTGTGGGTAGCAATATTGATCACGCTGCAGAAAAACTGAACCAGGCCACCCGTTACCTTCCCTTCATCGGCTGGATCACCGGGGCTGCCATGGCCCTGCTGCTATGGGCATTCTCCTTCATAGCACCACTCACCATTTGCATTTTACTAAGTCTTGTCTTGGGTATCTGGATGACCGGTGCTTTTCACGAAGATGGTTTTGCTGATATGTGCGATGGTTTTGGTGGCGGGTGGACGAAAGAAAAAATACTGGACATTATGAAAGACAGCCGTGTAGGCACTTACGGTATGTTGGGATTAATGTTGCTTATGCTTACAAAGTTCTTTTCGCTGGAAGTGCTCCCGCTTGAAAAAATAATGCTTGCCATAGCGGTAGCCCATCCCCTGAGCAGATTTACTGCCGCCACTATCATTTATACGCATACTTATGTAAGAGAAAATGAAGATAGTAAAGCTAAACCATTGGCCAAAGGCATTACGGCCTCCTCATTGGGGATAGCCGCTATCTGGGGATTGGCACCTTTTATCGTAGTCACCCTCTATCTGCAGCACTACCTCTTACTGATCATATTCCCTGCATTACTGCTGGCACGCTGGTATATGGTGCGCCTGATGCAGCGATGGATTGGCGGCTATACCGGCGACTGTCTGGGGGCTATGCAACAGGTAGCTGAAACAATCATATATTTGTGCTTTTGCATTGTGGAATGGAAATATATCTGATCAGACATACAACACCCGACATTGAATACGGCACCTGCTATGGTTTTACCGATCTGGACCTCGCCGCCAGCTTTCCGGAAGAAGCAGCCCGCGCCAAACAATTCTTACCTGTAGCGCCCCTGGAAGTATACTCCAGTCCGCTGATCCGCTGTAGCAAACTGGCTACTTTTTTATTTGGTGAACCCTTTAAAACGGATGCCCGGCTGAAAGAATTGAACTTTGGTGAATGGGAAATGCAACGCTGGGATGATCTGGGAGAAAATGCATTACAGGTATGGATGAATGATTATGTACATGCCCGGATACCTGGAGGTGAAAGCTATGAGGATTTATACCAGCGTAGTATAGCCGCTTTCCTTGAAATTGTGGCAACCGGAAAAAATGCGGCTATAGTAGCACATGGAGGTGTAATAAGAGCGATCCTGTCCTATGTTACCAATACGCCGCTCGAAAAATCATTTGATATAAGGGTAGAATACGGGCGTGTAAGTAAATTGCTGGTTACTGCTGATAAAATAGAAGTTGCTTTTTTTAACCAGTAACAACACCACTACAGGCAGCCTTACGGAATAGCCAGCTCTCCCGGGGAGGCCGGCTGCAGCTTACGTTTGAAATAAACAGAGGAAATAAACATCATTATAATTCCTACCCCACTTACTACCAGTACTACATCCATAAAAAACTGGCTCCAGGAAAGGCTGATACCGCTAAAGTTTTTAAATAGCAGTACGCCTACACTTCCGAGGTAGCCAAAAGAATCTGCTACATAAATAATGAAGCCCACGTTGCTTACATATTTAAAAGCAGCAATGAGGCGTTCAAAGAAGATGCAGTTAAATGGAATGTATCCCATGTAAAGGCCCAGGCCCGTTAAGGTCATCCACCAAACGGGGCTGATCAGATGTTCTCTGAAAAGCAATGTGCTCACACCTGCCACTATAAAACCTACTATTACAATAAGGTGATTTAACAACAGCGCTTTTACATTATTTTTCACAAATACCAGCAGGCTCATCATTACCAGGATAGCAATGGAAATAGGTACCTCTGTTTGTGTAAAGATGGCGGGTTGTTTGCCAAATCCTAAATCTGTCCAGATATCCGCCGCGAAGTTATCCCGCATATCCCGTAGTACAGTTAACAATACATAACTGGCAATCAGCAGTACCAGGCCGGGCATACATAGTTGCAGAAACTTTTTGCGGTCCAGTCTGCTCATGGGAGCACGTTTGGTACGTAAACGTTCATCTTCAGCAGAGGGTGCCGGGATCTGTTCCAATAGCAGAATAAAAATCAGGATGGGCACAATAAAGATTAATCCTGTGGTAAAAGGCATCCAGAATTCACTCACTCCCCAGTGGACCGTAACAGTCTTGCCTACTGATTTTACAAATCCGGAAGAAAAGATAAAGCTAATAGATAATACTGCCCCCATAAACTCGGTACTACGCCGTCCTTCCAGGTAGCTAAATACCAATCCCCATATCATTCCCAGGGGGAATCCGTTAATAAAAAGAAAAACAATGTTGTAGGGTGCTGGTGTAACAGCAAACAGCAGTAAGGCTATCCAGGATATCAGAATAAGCAGGATAATGCTGCGGGCCCGTTTGTTGCCCTGCATTTCTGCGATAAAGCGGATACCATAGAATTTGCTACAGGCATATCCGATAGTTTGGGTGATAACCAGCCATATTTTATAATCGATGCCCAGGAAGGACATGCCATCAAAAGTGCCGGATGTAAAGGGTTTCCGGAAGGCATACATACACGAATAGGTCCCAAACGACACTAATGCCGCATACAAGGAAAAAGACAAATAATGTGCGCGTTGAAGCCGCTTTTGCAACCAGGAAATATTCAACATACGATGTCCCCCCCATTAAGATAATAAAAATGTATAGAAGATGAGAACAAATATCCGGCACTTATATGAAGGCATTGTTAACAAATACTGAACTTAATGTTAAGTATTACTAAATATTCGTTTATGCGGTGGCTTGGGGCTATTGCTGGAGGGGCATCAACACGATCTCACCAGGAAGGGAGAAGCTGAAAGATTTTACCGGTCACTTTCCAGGAAGAAATAAACCACGAGGATCTCTGCATCATTTTCGCCTATATTGACGGGTTTATGCCCTAAACGGCCATCAAAGAAAAGGGAGTCCCCTTCTTCCAGGATATATTTTTCATTGTCAATCTGGTACTCCACAGTGCCTTTAATGATATATTTATACTCATAGGCATCTGTTTTTACGGTTTGTGCACGGTGTGCTCCCTTTTTCAGTTGTAGCAGTACGATATCTACCGGATAGTTTTTTACACTCCTCGTAAGTACCCGTTTGTATTGAAATCCTTTGGCCGTTTCTTTTTCAAATTCCTGGTAGGAGGCCTTTTGTTTAATGATGACTTTAGCATGCTGGGATTGCTGGTCTATTTCATTAAAAAACTCATTCATATCCAGATTAAGGGATTTAATGATATTAATGAGTACCAGCAAAGAAGGTACTGTGCGGTTATTTTCTATTTGGGAAATAAGGCCTTTGCTGACATCCGCTTTATCCGCTAACTCTTGTATAGTAATTCCTTTGGCCTTTCTTTTTTCTTTAATCTTATTGCTGATCTGAATAATGATGTCTTCTGTCATACTGCAATATATTATAATGTAATGGGTTAACCTTTACAAAGAAAACGAATTGCCTTTCAACTAACAATCAAATTCCATGGTTGGCCGAAATATTTAACATGCTGTTATATTTGTAAAAATTCCTCACTATGTTCAGCATCGACCAAATCATCACCATTTCCTTTACGCTATTTGCTGTAATAGATATTCTCGGTTCTATCCCTGTATTGATATCTCTGAAAGAAAAACTGGGGGATATTGATGCTGGCAAAGCTACACTGGCCGCGGGGTTTCTGATGGTATTATTTTTACTGGTGGGAGAACCTTTTTTAAAGCTCATGAGTGTGGATGTACACTCTTTTGCAGTAGCCGGTTCCATTGTCATCTTTGTAATAGGCATGGAAATGATCCTGGGCATTGAATTTTTCAAGAGTGAGAAAGACCTGAAAACCGGGAGTATCGTCCCAATTGCCTTTCCGCTGATTGCAGGTTCGGGGACCCTTACTACTATTATGTCGCTAAAGGCCAACTTTGAAGAATCCAACATATTTGCGGGTATTTTGGTAAATCTGGTGGTGGTATTCATCGTACTGCGTTCCCTGCGGTATATAGAGCGCCTGCTGGGTAAGTCGGGGCTGATGGTGGTACGTAAGTTCTTTGGCGTGATTCTGCTGGCTATTGCAGTGAAAATATTCAAAAGTAACGTGAACCTGTAGGTAGCCCAATAGCCTTGAAAACTTATTTTTGGAGAAAATGTCAACTTTTTTTCAATTTCTTGTCAGAAAATGTAACTTCGCATTCCTTTCGCGGGATTTACCCCCTTCGTAAGGCCTCGTAGTACAATGGATAGTATAAGAGTTTCCGAAGCTCCAGATCCAGGTTCGATTCCTGGCGAGGCCACAAAAAAGCCCAATCCGACAAATCAGGATTGGGCTTTTTCATTTACTGTACAGCTAATTACCTGATCACTTCATAAAAAGTAAGCAGATTCCGGTGATGGTCTAAAGTCGGGAATTCCCTATCTCCCCAGGGCTGATCCACCACAACTGTATCCGCATTGTACAATACACCTGTTGTTTTATACTCTTTATACAGCTCATCGATCCCCTGCACTTCTATTCTACAACTGGCCGTACCCGCCAAAAAGCTCTCCGCACCACTGCAAATTGGTTCAGCCACCAACGCCATCCCTTTATTTTTCCAGCTTTCGTCTGCCGATTTCCATAAATGTATTTCCACTTCATCACGCACTACAATGCAAAAACCTTCTTCATGATGCCGGACTACAAAGCCCAGCTTTGTAGTATAGAATTCCATTGACTGTCTGATATCCTGAACGGGCAATGCCGGAATTGTTTTTTTCATCTTCATACATGTATGATTTATACCAGGATTGATTAACAAGGCTACCTGCAACAAGGTTTATCCATTTGTATTGGCGGACATTTTACTGTACCATAACTGCAAAATATGCAACAATCTCCCTGTTTTGCCTTTAGTACTACCTCACAATTGGTACATTTATAAAAGTACTGGCAGGCATTCAAGGGCATTGTTTCCTCTTTCTGAAACCCACAATGAGGGCAAGTAACTATTGATTGAAAAATGAGCGCTTTTTCCATATACCAGTTTAAATATACCTGCAATGCTTCAATTGACCATAAAACAAACCTAACACATTGATTAACACTGTTTTTAATTATTTAATATCCACTACTTAATAGATTACCCTTTTCCGTACCCATTTTATGCCTTTCATGCTCTCTTTATATGCTATCTATGCTTTAACTATGCTTTAAGAACGCTTTTACAGTGCTTTATCTTCTCCTGAAAAAACGCTTATCTTTAGTATTATCTTCTCCCCCAATACTGGCACGTAATTAGAAGAACATTATAAAAACCTGTATATGAACAAATTCTTCAGAGCATTAATAGCTGGTTATGGCGCTAAAAAACTAGGGGGTGGCTGCCTCGGTACGGTAGTTGTATTTATCATTATTTACGTAGCACTGGGCCAGTGTAACTAGTCAGGTTACAAAAATACTTGTTTATCGTTCTTCCAGTGTCTGGAAGCGCTATTTTACTTTTACAAAGGAGTATTTTCCTTTTATGTATCTGTTCAAATATCTTCCTTTAGAAGTAGCTCTTTTCATCGCCTCATATACCTCTCCCGGCACTTCACGGTATAGATATACCGCCCCGGAAAGAAATATGACCCGTAAGGCTGCTGTAGCAGCATCATAGGATATATTGGCAATAACTGTGGATGGCATGTCTACAATACATTGATCCGATATTATTGCCCAAAAAATAATGCCAATTAAGCAAGTCCCAAACGGTCTTCTTGCTGTCCCATCTTTCTTAACCATTTCAGGTGAGAAATCATCCCTCCAATATAGGTTGTCTGATTGGGTTGAATATGATGCGCAATCAATACATCATACAGGATAATATTTAGTGCAGGGTAATGTATACTATGTATATGAGGAAAAAGGTGATGTGCAATATGGTTGTTAAATCCTCCGAAAATAAAATTAGCGGTTTTGCTGAATGGATAAAAATCATTTGAGCTCTTCACCTGATTCATCAGCCAGGAAGTGGTAATAAATCCATTTTC contains the following coding sequences:
- a CDS encoding DUF6580 family putative transport protein — translated: MSLKSLNPRLGVLLLFIFAAGLIRVLAGGQVTPFSNISPIGAMALFGGAYFSSKGKSYGFPLLTLFLSDVIMMQLFYREYTQGLLYSGWIWTYISFAAMVLVGQLIIKKVSAGSVILAAVAAALTHWLIADFGVWLGGGTDITTGQPYTRDIAGLIKCYTLAIPYMKNMLIGNLIYGAIFFGGFEIAQRRFPALAVKI
- a CDS encoding bifunctional adenosylcobinamide kinase/adenosylcobinamide-phosphate guanylyltransferase; translated protein: MIHLITGGARSGKSSYAQHLALSLSSQPVYVATAKIWDDGFAHRVHRHQLDRGPEWITYEEQLHVSHLPIDNCTVVIDCVTLWLTNFFVLHQYDIHAALEALKQEIIALFKKTGTFIIVTNEIGMGVHAETEVGRKFTDLQGWANQYIAGLAHQVVLMVSGIPVVIKHREK
- the cobT gene encoding nicotinate-nucleotide--dimethylbenzimidazole phosphoribosyltransferase, with the translated sequence MNTTLMPPVAPLSRKLAGALQEKIDQKTKPPGSLGRLEQIALQAGLIQQTLQPEVRHPAIIVFAGDHGIAAEGLVNPYPQAVTAQMVYNFLNGGAAINVFCKQQQLALKIVDAGVNHIFGPHPLLTDHKIAMGTHNYLHGPAMSLDQCKLAMKAGATAVLALHQEGCNLIGFGEMGIGNTSSATLLMSCFTGRPLEDCIGSGTGCNTQQLIQKTGILQQALAHHPPMQDPLQILATYGGFEIAMICGAIQQAAALRMLVVIDGFIVTTALLAAAHMQPAVTDYCVFAHCSSEKGHQALLQHMEVQPLLMLDMRLGEGTGAAMAMPVIQNAIAFMQHMASFSSAHISNRQH
- a CDS encoding adenosylcobinamide-GDP ribazoletransferase, coding for MKKEWQIFLTAVMYYTRIPVGSNIDHAAEKLNQATRYLPFIGWITGAAMALLLWAFSFIAPLTICILLSLVLGIWMTGAFHEDGFADMCDGFGGGWTKEKILDIMKDSRVGTYGMLGLMLLMLTKFFSLEVLPLEKIMLAIAVAHPLSRFTAATIIYTHTYVRENEDSKAKPLAKGITASSLGIAAIWGLAPFIVVTLYLQHYLLLIIFPALLLARWYMVRLMQRWIGGYTGDCLGAMQQVAETIIYLCFCIVEWKYI
- the cobC gene encoding alpha-ribazole phosphatase, which encodes MEIYLIRHTTPDIEYGTCYGFTDLDLAASFPEEAARAKQFLPVAPLEVYSSPLIRCSKLATFLFGEPFKTDARLKELNFGEWEMQRWDDLGENALQVWMNDYVHARIPGGESYEDLYQRSIAAFLEIVATGKNAAIVAHGGVIRAILSYVTNTPLEKSFDIRVEYGRVSKLLVTADKIEVAFFNQ
- a CDS encoding DUF5690 family protein; the protein is MLNISWLQKRLQRAHYLSFSLYAALVSFGTYSCMYAFRKPFTSGTFDGMSFLGIDYKIWLVITQTIGYACSKFYGIRFIAEMQGNKRARSIILLILISWIALLLFAVTPAPYNIVFLFINGFPLGMIWGLVFSYLEGRRSTEFMGAVLSISFIFSSGFVKSVGKTVTVHWGVSEFWMPFTTGLIFIVPILIFILLLEQIPAPSAEDERLRTKRAPMSRLDRKKFLQLCMPGLVLLIASYVLLTVLRDMRDNFAADIWTDLGFGKQPAIFTQTEVPISIAILVMMSLLVFVKNNVKALLLNHLIVIVGFIVAGVSTLLFREHLISPVWWMTLTGLGLYMGYIPFNCIFFERLIAAFKYVSNVGFIIYVADSFGYLGSVGVLLFKNFSGISLSWSQFFMDVVLVVSGVGIIMMFISSVYFKRKLQPASPGELAIP
- a CDS encoding helix-turn-helix domain-containing protein; translation: MTEDIIIQISNKIKEKRKAKGITIQELADKADVSKGLISQIENNRTVPSLLVLINIIKSLNLDMNEFFNEIDQQSQHAKVIIKQKASYQEFEKETAKGFQYKRVLTRSVKNYPVDIVLLQLKKGAHRAQTVKTDAYEYKYIIKGTVEYQIDNEKYILEEGDSLFFDGRLGHKPVNIGENDAEILVVYFFLESDR
- a CDS encoding MarC family protein, giving the protein MFSIDQIITISFTLFAVIDILGSIPVLISLKEKLGDIDAGKATLAAGFLMVLFLLVGEPFLKLMSVDVHSFAVAGSIVIFVIGMEMILGIEFFKSEKDLKTGSIVPIAFPLIAGSGTLTTIMSLKANFEESNIFAGILVNLVVVFIVLRSLRYIERLLGKSGLMVVRKFFGVILLAIAVKIFKSNVNL
- a CDS encoding bleomycin resistance protein, which encodes MKMKKTIPALPVQDIRQSMEFYTTKLGFVVRHHEEGFCIVVRDEVEIHLWKSADESWKNKGMALVAEPICSGAESFLAGTASCRIEVQGIDELYKEYKTTGVLYNADTVVVDQPWGDREFPTLDHHRNLLTFYEVIR
- a CDS encoding GDCCVxC domain-containing (seleno)protein, with protein sequence MEKALIFQSIVTCPHCGFQKEETMPLNACQYFYKCTNCEVVLKAKQGDCCIFCSYGTVKCPPIQMDKPCCR
- a CDS encoding KTSC domain-containing protein encodes the protein MPSTVIANISYDAATAALRVIFLSGAVYLYREVPGEVYEAMKRATSKGRYLNRYIKGKYSFVKVK